The Streptomyces sp. NBC_01775 genome includes a region encoding these proteins:
- the yczE gene encoding membrane protein YczE: MSGSGPSGSGSHLVRRLVQLYVGLLLYGASAGLMVGAGLGLDPWDVFHQGVSKLTGLSIGTVSIIAGAAVLLLWWPMRQRPGLGTVSNVFLVGLSMDATLWLLPELRALALRIPLLVAAVVLNGLATGLYITARFGPGPRDGLMTGLHKVTGRSIRLVRTGIELTVLATGMLLGGSAGAGTVLYALAIGPLSQFFLRFFTVPAEDDDSRVVARGPARRAILRR, from the coding sequence TTGAGTGGTTCCGGCCCGAGTGGTTCCGGCAGTCACCTGGTCCGCCGGCTGGTGCAGCTGTACGTGGGTCTGCTGCTCTATGGAGCGAGCGCGGGCCTGATGGTGGGCGCGGGGCTGGGGCTGGATCCGTGGGACGTCTTCCACCAGGGCGTCTCGAAGCTCACGGGGCTCTCGATCGGTACGGTTTCGATCATCGCGGGTGCCGCCGTACTGCTCCTGTGGTGGCCGATGCGGCAGCGCCCCGGCCTGGGCACCGTCTCCAACGTGTTCCTGGTCGGCCTCTCGATGGATGCCACCTTGTGGCTCCTGCCCGAGCTGCGGGCGCTGGCCCTGCGCATTCCCCTGCTGGTGGCCGCCGTGGTACTCAACGGCCTGGCGACGGGCCTCTACATCACGGCCCGCTTCGGCCCCGGCCCCAGGGACGGCCTGATGACCGGCCTCCACAAGGTGACCGGCAGGTCCATCCGGCTGGTGCGGACCGGCATCGAGCTGACCGTCCTGGCCACCGGCATGCTGCTGGGCGGCTCGGCGGGCGCGGGCACCGTCCTGTACGCGCTGGCCATCGGCCCCCTGTCCCAGTTCTTCCTCCGGTTCTTCACCGTCCCGGCCGAGGACGACGACTCGCGGGTGGTGGCGCGCGGCCCGGCGCGCCGCGCGATACTGCGGCGGTGA